The proteins below come from a single Ignavibacteria bacterium genomic window:
- a CDS encoding M48 family metallopeptidase: MDERIIKIGGADYNYKYRVSKKAKYMRLQVSQEKGLELVVPYGVTFREAEHFLMSKSDWVIKHAGKLSAREESFHFLGTRLTVDHKYDALIRRHRLELKDSTLKILSPADDLIPLRSIYSAWLKLKAENYIPQRVREIAQKYGFFVNRISIRGQKTRWGSCSRGNNLSFNFRLMAYNRDIIDYVIVHELCHTKEMNHSKRFWALVEKIVPDYKALRKELKKIA, from the coding sequence GTGGACGAAAGGATAATAAAAATTGGAGGAGCTGACTACAATTACAAGTACAGAGTCAGTAAGAAAGCCAAGTATATGAGGCTGCAGGTTAGTCAGGAGAAGGGGCTGGAACTTGTGGTTCCCTATGGCGTAACGTTCAGGGAAGCTGAACACTTTCTAATGAGCAAAAGTGACTGGGTAATTAAGCACGCCGGCAAGCTCTCTGCGAGGGAGGAAAGCTTCCATTTTCTGGGCACCCGGCTTACGGTAGATCACAAGTACGATGCTCTAATACGCAGGCACCGCCTGGAGCTCAAGGACAGTACGCTGAAAATATTGAGTCCTGCCGACGACCTGATACCGCTTAGGAGCATTTACAGCGCGTGGCTGAAGTTGAAAGCGGAAAACTATATACCCCAAAGGGTAAGGGAAATTGCCCAGAAGTATGGCTTCTTTGTAAACAGGATATCCATAAGAGGGCAAAAGACGCGCTGGGGGAGCTGTTCGAGAGGAAACAATTTATCGTTTAATTTCAGGCTCATGGCATATAACAGGGATATAATAGATTATGTAATTGTCCATGAGCTCTGCCATACAAAAGAGATGAACCATTCAAAAAGGTTCTGGGCTCTGGTTGAAAAAATTGTTCCTGATTATAAGGCACTGAGAAAAGAACTAAAGAAAATAGCATAA
- a CDS encoding MarR family transcriptional regulator: MMTDVRTKHAISIWEKLFHTYEKYRKMQVKTVFEHHLTGPQYSVLEVLFSAGPMPLKKIGEKLYVSGANITCVVDNLEKEELVRRVPSSDDRRIIIAELTSKGREKIEKLFPLQAQNILKMTEALSHDEQEELMKLLNKLDTEGKED; the protein is encoded by the coding sequence ATGATGACAGACGTAAGAACAAAGCATGCAATATCAATTTGGGAAAAGCTCTTTCATACTTATGAAAAGTACAGGAAGATGCAGGTTAAAACCGTTTTTGAACATCACCTTACCGGGCCGCAGTACAGCGTTCTGGAGGTGCTCTTTAGCGCAGGTCCAATGCCTTTGAAGAAAATCGGGGAAAAGCTTTATGTTTCAGGGGCAAACATTACCTGTGTGGTGGATAACCTGGAAAAAGAGGAACTCGTACGCAGGGTTCCGTCTTCAGACGACAGGAGGATTATAATAGCTGAGCTGACAAGCAAGGGAAGGGAAAAAATTGAAAAGCTTTTTCCCCTCCAGGCTCAGAATATACTTAAAATGACAGAGGCCCTGAGCCACGATGAGCAGGAAGAGCTGATGAAACTCCTGAACAAGCTTGATACGGAAGGCAAAGAGGATTAG